A single window of Anopheles moucheti chromosome 2, idAnoMoucSN_F20_07, whole genome shotgun sequence DNA harbors:
- the LOC128298005 gene encoding spectrin beta chain isoform X4, with translation MTTDISVVRWDPSQGPGNEFIEDIEYDGGNSSSRLFERSRIKALAEERESVQKKTFTKWVNSHLVRVNSPIKDLYVDMRDGKNLIKLLEVLSGERLPRPTKGKMRIHCLENVDKALQFLREQRVHLENIGSHDIVDGNASLNLGLIWTIILRFQIQDITIEETDNKETKSAKDALLLWCQMKTAGYHNVNVRNFTTSWRDGLAFNAIIHKHRPDLIQFDKLSKTNPIQNLNNAFNVAEEKLGLTKLLDAEDIFVDHPDEKSIITYVVTYYHYFSKLKQETVQGKRIGKVVGIAMDNDRMINEYESLTSELLKWIEVTIVQLGDRHFVNSLVGVQQQLAQFSNYRTVEKPPKFVEKGNLEVLLFTLQSKMRANNQKPYTPKEGKMISDINKAWERLEKAEHERELALREELIRQEKLEQLAARFNRKATMRETWLSENQRLVSTDNFGFDLAAVEAAAKKHEAIETDIFAYEERVQAVVAVCNELEAEKYHDIERIAARKDNVLRLWNYLIELLRARRMRLEFSIQLQQNFQEMIYILDSMEEIKQRLLTDDYGKHLMGVEDLLQKHSLVEADINVLGDRVKQVVQNSQKFLVDEEDNYKPCDPSIIVDRVQRLEDAYAELCKLAVERRSRLEENRKLWQFYWDMADEENWIKEKEQIVSADEIGHDLTTVNLLLSKHKALESEIQSHEPQLMAVSEVGDELVRRGHFGADRIDERLKEIMSMWSNLRQLTDNRRKRLEDAVDYFQLFADADDIDNWMLDALRLVSSEDVGRDEANVQSLLKKHKDVADELKNYAETIEQLHAQADRLTLNPPEQEKVRERLAAIDARYKELMELAKLRKQRLLDALSLYKLISESDGVEQWIGEKERMLQTMVPGKDIEDVEIMKHRYDGFDKEMNANASRVAVVNQLARQLLHVEHPNSLEIQEKQNHLNNSWSKLREQAESKRDDLKSAHGVQTFYIECRETVSWIEDKKRILTETDSLQMDLTGVMTLQRRLSGMERDLAAIQAKLTALENEADSIEGEHPEEAALIRERVAQIQIIWEQLTQMLKERDSKLEEAGDLHRFLRDLDHFQAWLTKTQTDVASEDTPTSLPEAEKLLNQHQSIREEIDNYTEDYKKMMEYGEGLTSEPTQTEDPQYMFLRERLKALKDGWEELHQMWENRQVLLSQGLDQQLFNRDARQAEVLLSQQEHVLSKDDTPVNLEQAENQLKRHEAFLTTMEANDEKFNTIVQVAGQMTSKDHFDADKITKRAESIAHRRDDNRNRALELHEKLKNQVKLHEFLQDIEELTEWVQEKYITAQDDTYRSAKTVHSKWTRHQAFEAEIAANKERLHEAKKAAQELMVEKPEFKEIIEPKLTDLSKNFDELETSTKEKGALLFDAKREVIVQQSVDDIDSWMDDLEKQIINTDTGNDLTSVNILMQKQQIIQTQMAVKARQVEELDKQTEVLTKTAPSDVVEPIVEKKTAVNARFEKIKAPLLERQRQLEKKKEAFQFRRDVEDEKLWIDEKMPLAESTEYGNSLFNVHVLKKKHQSLNTEIDNHEPRIMTICNNGQKLIDEGHEDAGSYADLISQLTQKWQELKDAVENRHRQLDQSEKVQQYFFDAAEAESWMSEQELYMMVEDRGKDETSAQNLMKKHESLEQSVEDYADTIRQLGETARQLTTEQHAYSDQVSVKQSQLDKLYAGLKDLAGERRARLDEALQLFMLSREVDDLEQWITDREVVAGSHELGQDYDHITLLWERFNEFAQDTATVGSERVAKANGIADDLIHAGHSDSATIAEWKDGLNESWQDLLELIETRKAMLAASRELHKFFHDCKDVLGRINEKQHGVSEELGRDAGVVSALQRKHQNFIQDLMTLHAQVQQIQEESAKLQAAYAGEKAREITNREHEVLNAWAHLQAMCDERRGKLADTGDLFKFFNMVRTLMLWMEDVVRQMNTSEKPRDVSGVELLMNNHQSLKAEIDTREDNFSACLALGKELLSRNHYASADIKDRLLQLTNSRNALLHRWEERWENLQLILEVYQFARDAAVAEAWLIAQEPYLMSTELGHTIDEVENLIKKHEAFEKSAAAQEERFSALERLTTFELKEMKRRQDAAEEAERQRVEAEAAARAAAEAEAEAARQAEAAAARDAADAPGSPHSTREQESVTMRATSPVEKERPISQTDRPSPGGADEGAQEGVLTRKHEWESTTKKASNRSWDKVYCVARSGRLTFFKDQRSAKSVPEQTFRGEPPLELKGAQIEIANDYTKKKHVFRIKLSNGGEFLLQCHDDSEMQQWVTALKAQCELDASGEGRSLTLPASSQKDEQKRRSFFTLKKN, from the exons ATGACGACTGACATTTCCGTAGTACGATGGGACCCTAGCCAGGGTCCTGGAAATGAATTTATCGAAGATATCGAATACGACGGAGGAAACTCCAGTTCCCGTTTATTCGAACGATCACGCATTAAGGCGTTAGCAG AGGAACGTGAAAGTGTTCAAAAAAAGACATTCACAAAATGGGTCAATTCGCACCTTGTTCGGGTGAACAGTCCGATCAAAGACCTGTATGTGGATATGCGGGATGGCAAAAATTTGATCAAGCTGCTAGAGGTGCTGTCTGGCGAGCGATTGCCACGGCCAACGAAGGGCAAGATGCGTATCCACTGTCTGGAAAATGTGGACAAAGCGCTGCAATTTCTCCGCGAACAGCGTGTCCATTTGGAAAATATCGGTTCGCACGATATTGTCGATGGTAACGCTAGTTTGAACCTGGGATTGATCTGGACAATCATTCTACGCTTCCAG ATTCAAGATATTACTATAGAAGAAACGGACAACAAAGAGACCAAATCCGCCAAGGATGCTTTGCTGCTGTGGTGTCAAATGAAAACTGCCGGCTATCACAATGTGAACGTGCGCAACTTTACCACCTCGTGGCGTGACGGATTGGCGTTCAATGCAATTATACACAAGCACCGGCCGGACTTGATACAGTTCGACAAACTGTCGAAAACAAATCCGATCCAGAACTTGAACAATGCGTTCAATGTTGCGGAGGAGAAACTCGGCCTGACGAAGCTGCTCGACGCGGAAGACATTTTTGTCGATCATCCGGACGAAAAGTCGATCATTACGTATGTCGTGACGTATTATCACTACTTCAGCAAGCTGAAGCAGGAGACGGTGCAGGGCAAGCGTATTGGCAAGGTGGTCGGTATTGCGATGGACAACGATCGCATGATCAACGAGTACGAATCGTTGACGAGCGAGCTGCTGAAGTGGATTGAAGTGACGATTGTGCAGTTGGGCGATCGGCATTTCGTCAACTCGCTGGTAGGcgtacagcagcagctggcacagtTCTCCAACTATCGCACGGTCGAAAAGCCGCCGAAGTTTGTCGAGAAGGGCAACCTCGAGGTGCTGCTGTTCACGCTCCAGTCAAAGATGAGagcaaacaatcaaaaaccGTACACGCCCAAGGAGGGTAAGATGATTTCCGACATCAACAAAGCCTGGGAACGGTTGGAAAAGGCTGAGCACGAGCGTGAACTGGCGTTGCGCGAAGAGCTGATCCGCCAGGAGAAGCTAGAACAGCTTGCAGCACGTTTCAACCGCAAAGCTACGATGCGCGAAACCTGGCTGTCCGAGAACCAGCGTCTGGTTAGCACGGATAACTTTGGCTTTGATCTGGCTGCGGTTGAGGCGGCCGCGAAGAAGCATGAAGCCATCGAAACGGACATCTTTGCGTACGAGGAACGCGTACAAGCTGTGGTGGCGGTTTGCAACGAGCTGGAGGCCGAAAAGTATCACGATATCGAGCGCATTGCCGCCCGGAAGGATAATGTATTGCGTCTGTGGAACTACCTGATCGAGCTGCTCCGTGCTCGACGCATGCGCCTCGAGTTCTCGATTCAGCTGCAGCAGAACTTCCAGGAGATGATTTACATTCTGGACTCGATGGAGGAAATCAAGCAGCGTCTGCTGACAGACGACTACGGCAAACATCTGATGGGTGTGGAGGATTTGCTGCAGAAACATTCACTCGTCGAGGCGGACATCAATGTGCTTGGTGATCGTGTGAAACAGGTGGTGCAAAACTCGCAGAAGTTCCTGGTTGACGAAGAGGACAACTACAAACCGTGCGATCCGTCGATCATCGTCGATCGTGTCCAGCGTCTGGAGGATGCTTACGCCGAGCTGTGCAAGCTTGCTGTCGAACGTCGCTCGCGGCTGGAAGAGAACCGCAAGCTGTGGCAGTTCTACTGGGACATGGCTGATGAGGAGAACTGGATCAAGGAGAAGGAACAGATTGTGTCGGCAGATGAGATTGGTCATGATTTGACGACCGTCAACTTGCTACTGTCGAAGCACAAGGCGCTTGAATCCGAGATACAGTCGCACGAACCGCAGCTGATGGCCGTTAGCGAGGTTGGAGATGAGCTGGTGCGCCGCGGACACTTCGGTGCCGATCGTATCGATGAGCGTTTGAAGGAAATCATGTCTATGTGGAGCAATTTGCGCCAACTAACAGACAACCGTCGCAAGCGTCTAGAAGATGCCGTAGATTACTTCCAGCTGTTCGCGGACGCGGATGACATCGATAACTGgatgttggatgctctgcgcTTGGTGTCGTCCGAGGATGTGGGTCGCGATGAAGCAAACGTCCAAAGTTTGCTCAAGAAGCACAAGGACGTGGCGGACGAGCTCAAGAACTACGCCGAAACGATCGAACAGTTGCATGCTCAGGCCGACCGCTTGACGCTAAACCCTCCGGAACAGGAGAAGGTTCGCGAGCGTCTCGCCGCGATCGATGCCCGCTACAAGGAGTTGATGGAGTTGGCCAAGCTGCGCAAGCAGCGACTGCTGGATGCGCTCAGCCTGTACAAACTGATTTCCGAAAGCGATGGTGTCGAACAGTGGATCGGAGAGAAGGAACGCATGTTGCAGACAATGGTCCCTGGCAAGGACATCGAAGATGTGGAAATCATGAAGCATCGCTACGACGGATTCGACAAAGAGATGAACGCCAATGCGTCTCGCGTAGCTGTGGTGAATCAACTTGCCCGCCAACTGCTGCATGTGGAGCATCCAAATTCGCTGGAAATTCAAGAGAAGCAGAACCACCTGAACAACTCTTGGTCGAAGTTGCGCGAGCAAGCGGAGAGCAAACGCGACGATCTGAAATCTGCTCACGGTGTGCAAACATTCTACATCGAATGTCGCGAAACGGTGTCGTGGATCGAGGACAAGAAACGCATTCTCACCGAGACGGACAGCCTGCAGATGGATTTGACCGGTGTGATGACGTTGCAGCGCCGTCTGAGCGGCATGGAGCGCGATTTGGCCGCTATCCAGGCGAAGCTGACGGCTCTCGAGAACGAAGCCGACTCGATCGAGGGCGAACATCCGGAAGAGGCCGCACTGATCCGCGAGCGCGTTGCACAGATTCAAATCATCTGGGAGCAGCTCACGCAGATGCTGAAGGAACGCGACTCGAAGCTGGAGGAGGCTGGCGATTTGCACCGTTTCCTGCGCGATCTGGATCACTTCCAGGCCTGGTTGACCAAGACGCAGACGGACGTCGCTTCCGAGGATACGCCAACATCGCTGCCGGAGGCTGAGAAGCTGCTCAACCAACATCAGAGCATCCGCGAAGAAATCGACAACTACACCGAGGACTACAAGAAGATGATGGAGTACGGCGAGGGTCTTACGTCGGAACCGACACAAACCGAGGACCCGCAGTACATGTTCTTGCGCGAGCGTCTGAAGGCACTGAAGGATGGTTGGGAAGAACTGCACCAGATGTGGGAAAACCGTCAAGTGCTTCTGTCACAAGGATTGGATCAACAGCTGTTCAACCGCGATGCCCGCCAGGCCGAGGTGCTGCTCAGCCAACAAGAGCATGTGCTTAGCAAGGACGATACCCCGGTCAATCTGGAACAGGCCGAAAATCAGTTGAAGCGTCATGAAGCGTTCCTCACCACAATGGAAGCTAACGATGAGAAGTTCAACACGATCGTGCAGGTGGCGGGCCAGATGACGAGCAAGGATCATTTCGACGCGGACAAGATCACGAAGCGTGCCGAGAGCATTGCTCACCGTCGCGACGATAACCGTAACCGTGCGCTGGAACTGCACGAGAAGCTAAAGAACCAGGTGAAACTGCACGAGTTCCTGCAGGATATTGAGGAGCTGACGGAATGGGTACAAGAAAAGTACATCACCGCGCAGGACGACACCTATCGCAGCGCCAAGACGGTGCACTCGAAATGGACTCGCCATCAGGCGTTTGAGGCGGAAATTGCTGCCAACAAGGAGCGTCTGCATGAGGCGAAGAAGGCCGCCCAGGAGCTGATGGTGGAGAAGCCCGAGTTCAAGGAGATCATTGAACCGAAGCTGACGGATCTGTCAAAGAACTTCGACGAGCTGGAAACCAGCACCAAGGAAAAGGGTGCCTTGCTGTTCGACGCCAAGCGTGAAGTGATCGTGCAACAGAGCGTAGACGATATCGACTCGTGGATGGATGATCTCGAGAAGCAGATCATCAACACGGACACTGGTAACGATTTGACCTCGGTGAACATTCTCATGCAGAAGCAGCAGATCATCCAAACGCAGATGGCAGTGAAAGCCCGCCAAGTggaggagcttgacaaacagACGGAGGTACTGACGAAGACTGCTCCGTCAGACGTGGTCGAACCGATCGTGGAGAAGAAGACGGCTGTAAATGCACGTTTCGAAAAGATCAAGGCCCCGCTGCTGGAACGCCAACGCCAGCtggagaagaagaaggaagcgTTCCAGTTCCGCCGAGACGTCGAGGATGAGAAGCTGTGGATTGACGAGAAGATGCCGCTGGCTGAATCGACGGAATACGGCAACTCGCTGTTCAATGTGCACGTGCTGAAGAAGAAGCACCAGTCGCTGAACACGGAAATCGACAACCACGAGCCTCGCATCATGACGATCTGCAACAATGGTCAGAAGCTGATCGACGAGGGTCACGAAGATGCAGGCTCGTACGCCGACCTTATCAGCCAGCTGACGCAGAAGTGGCAGGAGCTGAAGGATGCGGTCGAAAATCGTCACCGACAGCTGGATCAGTCGGAAAAGGTACAGCAGTACTTCTTCGATGCGGCCGAAGCGGAATCGTGGATGAGCGAACAGGAGCTGTACATGATGGTGGAGGATCGTGGCAAGGACGAAACCTCGGCCCAGAATCTGATGAAGAAGCACGAAAGTCTGGAGCAATCGGTGGAGGACTATGCCGACACAATTCGCCAGCTGGGTGAAACCGCACGTCAGCTAACGACCGAACAGCATGCCTACAGCGATCAGGTATCGGTGAAACAATCGCAACTGGACAAACTGTACGCCGGATTGAAGGACTTGGCAGGTGAACGTCGTGCCCGGTTGGATGAAGCCTTGCAGCTGTTCATGTTGAGCCGCGAGGTAGATGATCTGGAACAATGGATTACGGATCGCGAAGTGGTTGCTGGTTCGCATGAGCTTGGACAAGACTACGACCACATTACGTTGCTGTGGGAACGTTTCAACGAGTTCGCCCAAGACACGGCCACCGTTGGCAGTGAGCGTGTCGCAAAGGCAAACGGTATTGCTGACGATCTTATCCATGCCGGCCACTCGGACAGCGCTACGATCGCCGAATGGAAGGATGGTCTGAATGAATCATGGCAGGATCTGCTTGAGTTGATTGAAACACGCAAGGCGATGTTGGCCGCTTCGCGCGAGCTGCACAAATTCTTCCACGACTGCAAGGACGTGCTGGGACGTATCAACGAGAAACAGCATGGCGTTTCGGAGGAGTTGGGCCGTGATGCGGGTGTCGTGTCGGCACTGCAGCGCAAGCACCAGAACTTCATCCAAGACCTGATGACGCTGCACGCGCAGGTGCAGCAGATCCAGGAAGAGTCGGCCAAACTGCAGGCGGCGTACGCCGGTGAGAAGGCACGGGAAATTACGAACCGCGAACACGAAGTGCTGAACGCGTGGGCCCATCTGCAGGCAATGTGCGATGAGCGTCGCGGCAAGCTTGCCGACACCGGCGATCTGTTCAAGTTCTTCAACATGGTCCGCACGCTGATGCTGTGGATGGAGGACGTTGTGCGACAGATGAACACGTCGGAGAAACCACGCGACGTGTCGGGCGTTGAGCTGCTGATGAACAACCATCAAAGCCTGAAGGCGGAAATTGATACGCGTGAGGATAACTTCAGTGCCTGTCTGGCGCTAGGCAAGGAACTGCTTTCGCGTAATCACTACGCATCGGCCGACATTAAGGATCGATTGTTGCAGCTCACCAACAGCCGAAATGCGCTGCTACATCGATGGGAAGAGCGTTGGGAGAATTTGCAGCTGA TCTTGGAAGTGTATCAGTTCGCTCGTGATGCTGCCGTCGCTGAGGCATGGCTTATCGCACAGGAACCGTATCTGATGTCAACAGAGCTGGGACACACTATTGACGAGGTGGAGAATCTAATTAAGAAGCATGAAGCCTTCGAAAAATCTGCCGCTGCCCAAGAGGAACGCTTTAGCGCATTAGAGCGATTGACAACG TTTGAGCTCAAAGAAATGAAGCGTCGTCAGGATGCAGCCGAGGAAGCAGAGCGCCAACGGGTGGAAGCGGAAGCGGCAGCACGTGCTGCGGCCGAAGCAGAAGCCGAAGCAGCCCGACAGGCAGAAGCTGCTGCCGCGCGTGATGCAGCCGATGCACCTGGTTCACCACATTCCACCCGCGAACAAGAGTCAG TCACTATGCGTGCAACTTCACCTGTAGAAAAAGAAAGACCCATTTCCCAGACAG ATCGTCCTAGTCCAGGTGGAGCAGATGAAGGTGCACAGGAAGGCGTCCTTACACGCAAACACGAATGGGAATCCACTACGAAGAAAGCATCGAACCGTTCCTGGGATAAA GTATATTGCGTTGCCCGTAGCGGCCGGTTAACGTTCTTCAAGGATCAGAGATCAGCTAAATCGGTACCGGAGCAAACGTTCCGCGGTGAGCCACCACTAGAGCTGAAGGGTGCCCAGATCGAAATCGCCAACGATTacacgaagaagaagcacGTGTTCAGAATCAA GCTATCGAATGGTGGTGAATTCCTGCTCCAGTGTCACGATGATTCCGAGATGCAGCAATGGGTAACGGCTTTGAAAGCACAATGCGAGCTTGACGCTAGCGGCGAAGGTCGTTCGCTAACGCTGCCCGCTTCCTCTCAGAAGGATGAACAGAAGAGACGGTCATTCTTTACACTGAAGAAAAA TTAA